A window of the Anoplopoma fimbria isolate UVic2021 breed Golden Eagle Sablefish chromosome 17, Afim_UVic_2022, whole genome shotgun sequence genome harbors these coding sequences:
- the LOC129105803 gene encoding LOW QUALITY PROTEIN: class E basic helix-loop-helix protein 40-like (The sequence of the model RefSeq protein was modified relative to this genomic sequence to represent the inferred CDS: inserted 1 base in 1 codon), with the protein MERIPSAQPPPLSKHQADLSDVQGMDFPMYVYKPRRGMKRGEESKETYKLPHRLIEKKRRDRINECIAQLKDLLPEHLKLTTLGHLEKAVVLELTLKHVKALTSLLEQQQQKILALQNGMQIDQPAVNQEKSEEMFRSGFHICAKEMLQYLGNHETNGDFTPSHMINHLHKLAAEVLQSPVRPRTPLSPQAEEIPAYHQHQPHKEKPTSLPPKPSEGYGRNCVPVIQRAHAPTSSEQSGSDTDTDSGYGGELEKTESGAQQGRPDYYSQESHLKRALAERQSSGIKQEEDEPRHKRXRVESSEDELLSGGESSTSSSSCGYASYMSVSPNHPTPPHPLCMPFYLIPPSAAAYLPMLEKCWYPGAVPMLYPGMGGSAPTMSSERLPAPQLVLSPRGGSPAPVISQTPMDSPALLQALKQVPPLNQETKD; encoded by the exons ATGGAGCGAATCCCAAGCGCGCAACCACCTCCCCTGTCCAAACACCAGGCTGATCTGTCGGACGTGCAGGG GATGGATTTCCCGATGTATGTTTATAAACCCAGACGAGgaatgaagagaggagaggagagcaag GAAACCTACAAGCTGCCTCACAGACTTATTGAGAAGAAAAGGCGTGACCGGATAAACGAGTGTATCGCTCAGTTGAAAGATTTATTACCAGAGCACCTGAAACTCACG ACTCTGGGCCATCTGGAGAAGGCTGTGGTTTTAGAGCTTACACTCAAGCACGTGAAAGCCCTCACCTCTCttctggagcagcagcagcagaagatcCTCGCTCTGCAGAACGGCATGCAAATTG ATCAGCCTGCTGTCAACCAGGAGAAGTCAGAGGAGATGTTTCGCTCTGGCTTCCACATTTGTGCCAAGGAGATGCTTCAGTATCTTGGCAATCATGAAACTAATGGAGATTTCACACCATCCCATATGATCAATCACCTTCACAAGTTAGCCGCAGAGGTGCTGCAAAGTCCGGTCCGACCCCGCACTCCTCTTAGCCCTCAAGCTGAAGAAATCCCTGCCTACCACCAGCACCAACCTCACAAGGAGAAGCCCACCAGCTTACCCCCTAAACCCAGCGAGGGCTACGGGAGGAACTGTGTACCCGTCATCCAGCGTGCGCACGCTCCGACGAGCAGTGAGCAGAGTGGCAGTGATACGGATACAGACAGCGGCTATGGGGGAGAGCTGGAGAAGACTGAATCTGGGGCGCAACAGGGACGTCCAGATTACTACAGTCAGGAGAGCCATCTGAAGCGAGCGCTCGCCGAAAGACAGAGCTCCGGCATCAAACAGGAGGAAGACGAGCCGCGCCACAAAC CCCGGGTGGAGTCGTCAGAGGACGAGCTGCTCTCAGGTGGAGAATCATCAACATCGTCGTCCTCATGCGGTTACGCCAGTTACATGAGCGTGTCCCCCAACCATCCAACTCCTCCACACCCCCTCTGCATGCCTTTCTACCTCATTCCACCCTCTGCTGCGGCCTACCTGCCGATGCTGGAGAAATGCTGGTACCCCGGGGCTGTGCCCATGCTCTATCCTGGCATGGGAGGCTCTGCACCCACCATGTCCAGCGAAAGACTGCCTGCACCTCAGCTGGTGTTGTCTCCCAGGGGAGGCTCTCCGGCCCCAGTCATATCTCAGACCCCCATGGACTCCCCTGCCCTCCTTCAAGCATTAAAGCAGGTACCACCCCTCAACCAGGAAACCAAAGACTGA